The genome window AAATTAGACAAGCTGTTAAAGGAAAAAGTTCATCGAAACTAGAAACTAGAAACTAAAACAATTTcgaaaatcttatttgaaaCCTGAATAAAATGTTTGACCTCATTAATGTCTTCAGAGAACGTTGCTAATCAAAATTTcccaattattttattattttatatgggGTTCCAGTAGCTAAAACCAGGTAAAGAGTACCTAGTATTATTGATATggataataaaaatatacttACGAGTGTCCCAGTGATTTGTTGACAAAATGTAATTGTTCTATTTTCCCAAGAATTAACCatataattttgttctttGCACAAAAGAaaccgtttttctttatttcataATGTTTACACCCAAGGTGTTTCCCTGCTCCTTGAGGTTTAAAAGCTAGTACCTCAACCCCAAAGGGAATGCTTCAAACTCTGGACCTAATCACGCCTAGAGTAGCATTCAAGTCGTAGGGGTTTCATGTTAGGATTGCAATCTAATTCATATTGAATACTAGCAAGAACTCTAATCCAACTTGATTTATTACTCTGTCAGATGACGTGACATTACTCGTGTTGTGGTTGGCTCAATTCTCATTTCATTGCCAAGTAATGTTAGTGGATAGTGTTCATGTCCTCTCATTTATGTTATTGCCAATATTAGTCAACCCTAATCCGAACTCTTTGTTAAACAGTGGAATGGTTTGATGCTAACCTAACTTGTTTATTAGTGGTGTCGTGTTTGGGTTGGtccatatatattatgaattaaaaagttaaaacaaggtttttcttatttctaaCCAAACTTACTACTCATACGTtccttataaaataaaaaaccactTCATCCGGATATTAGaaaaaccattaaaaaaaaatattataagtcTTAATACATATTAAGAAATGGAAGAGTTTAGTCTTGTCTTCCTATGATATTAATCAAACAGTTTTCTCGAGTCGAGATTATTTGTGAATGACACTAACCTGAcctgtttatttttgtttgatggTCATGCCATTATGAGTTCATGTCAAGTAATGGTCAACCCTAACGCACTAACTtcattgaccaaaaaaaaaaaaaaactcactaACTTCGAGTTGGGCTCGATTTGTGGTGGTGTTTCCTGTTAAACCATTTGTACTTAAGATTAGTCCCTTTATTTATGAATCAAATCTTCCCTCTTAAGTTCCtcgttgaaaaaaataatttgcttGCCTATATTCTTGGCAACGCTGAGAAGAAGTATCCTATAATTTTTTAAGGTTAGATACCGCCGTAATAAAAATGGATATTCATTCATTTACAATTTGTCCTGGTGCATTATGGGTATGCTGGTTTCTTTATGATTCATTGCAAGTATTCCACATCAGGAAAGGAGTTAGTGCACAAGGGCTGCTTGTTAATCTGCGCTGTAGTACGTAGTTATATGGGATGTTTCATGGACTCTGGAATTTGCGAAGGCGGAGCATAATATTGTGGATACTATGAGACAAGCTACAATACACATCACATGAAAATTTGATAGGAATGACGTTGATTAAATCTAGACTTTTATAAAATCGTGTGTGAGAAGGCacagttttttttgggtgctaAACAACAGAGATGTAGGAaggaaaacaaagacaaaatcaACCTGGGGACTTAATTCTCCTACATCCACACaaagaacataaaaagaaCTAGCAAGATTATTGGGTGCTGTATTAGCCTTTCTAGTTACAAATTCAACCAACCGAAAGCGTGTCTTTTGATTAATTCAATTCCAGAGTTGTATGCTACATCCAAATTGATGCAAGTTGAAATTTTACTTAATAACTAATTTCAAGAGTGAACTTTGGACTAGAAACCTGGACATTGAAATCCGCCTTTATCTGGATTTATGATTGCTATCTTGGACTTACAACCTTGGTTCTGGTTATTATTGTCATTGTCTTCCATGTTGAACAGCTTAGGTATGTAAACCTCTTTTTTTCTACTCATCAAGTACCTGAACTCAGTACATACTTTGACATAGGTGTTCATCATCATAGTTGTGTATTCTGATTGCACCATTACATTACGTATTGAATAACCTGATTGCAAATGTAATTGTTAGGAAATTGTAGCTTAGAAATATATATTGCTGAGTATTATAAACAGTACCTCATGAATTCCTAATCTTGAATTCCATTTTAGTGCAGCTATTATTCTTCTAGGTTTTGTTTTAGGTCACAGGTTGTAACTCATGTGTATTGCAATATATAAATTGTGACTTAATGCAAACTGGATGAGAAATGCTATTCCTGCAAAAACTACCAAGCTAGTAGGAGACATGTATTGTCCATTTTCTTCTTACTCCACCAAGATTCATGTTTGTTTCAATCATAATTGGCTGCTGGGCTTAATTGGAATGCTTATTAATGTAGCTGAGTAATTAGTTATGATAAGAGTATTGATGAGTTTGCTTCTCTTTTCTGTTGCTTTCGGCGTCACTGGGAACTAAAGTAAATTCggtgatggtggtgatggCCGTGACATGGGTGCAAAGCGTCAGCGGCTAGGTGACCCGGGATCTTCATTCTATGGGACCTCCCCTGGCTCAAGTTATATGTACAATCCAACTCCTTATGCATATGCTGGACAACCTCCACCGTTCCCTGTTGTCAAACTTCGTGGTCTACCATTTGATTGCACAGAAGCTGATGTTGCTGAGTTTCTCCATGGGCTTGACATTGTTGATGTTCTTTTTGTCCACAAGAATAGCAAGTTCACTGGGGAAGCCTTTTGTGTTTTGGGGTATCCTCTTCAGGTTGATTTTGCCCTTTCAAGGAATAGGCAGAATATGGGCAGGAGATATGTTGAGGTGTTCAGAAGTAAGAGGCAGGAATATTACAAGGCAATAGCAAATGAAGTTTCTGATGCTCGTGGCAGTTCCCCTCGCAGAAATGTTCCAAGGGCCAAATCTTATGATGAAGGGAAGGACTCAGCAGAACATACAGGGGTATTGCGGTTGAGGGGATTGCCATTTTCTGCTGGCAAGGATGACATAATGGATTTTTTTAAGGACTTTGTGTTGTCAGAGAGCTCAGTTCATTTTACAATGAATTCAGAAGGCAGGCCAACTGGGGAAGGGTTTGTAGAGTTTGCAAGTGCAGAAGATTCCAAGGCAGCTATGGCTAAGGATAGGATGACACTTGGAAGTCGATATATAGAGTTGTTCCCCTCATCGCACGAGGAGTTGGATGAAGCAGTTTCAAGAGGACGGTGATCCTTATAGATCTTTGTTATCATTTGCCATTATGTACTTGTTATAATCTTTTATTTCACTGTTTGGAATTTTGCTTGCAGAAATTCAGTTAGATTTTCTAGTTGTTGGTTTGGGAGAAGTTTTGCATACTAGTTTTGTCCGTTAATTAAGGTTCTCTGTTGCCTTAACTTTATATCGCTCGACACATACATAGGTCCCTGAAATTGATGACATTTAAGGTCGAgttctttttatctttcagACTTTAAGTTTGGTTGGCTAAGAACTGTTTCTCATGTATCTGACTATTGATGTTTTAGGCATAGATGGGTTGAATATGGATGCCTATTTTGTTCTGCTTCCTTATTTATGTAGACAAAAAAGGGTTTGCTTATGGTTTTCCAGACAATGATATCAAATActtgtgtttttcttcttgtacaGTGTTGCTTCAGTAATTTACAGATTTCATGCAAACTTGTCTCTCTCCACCCCTTTTCCCTTCTGGAGTTTTAAACCAACTATCATATTGCTGTACCGTGGCCGAAAACCGAAGACAAATCTTTAGATCATATGGTAGGAGACTGAAGACTAAACTTCAGAGTAAAAGAGTTGCCTTGTGAACCTGTTTTTCTTGTCAGTGTATGTTAAatgataataattattataatacatTTGCAGTATTGACTATGGCTATTGGTAGGAGTAGAGTAATATAATCTAGGATACTGTTGGACTCCTTCCTCCTTGCAAACCTCGGTTTGACACTtgtgcaaaaataattcatcaaaaacacagaaaaaaaaaaacttctacACATGTGTCAAACTGTCATTAGCAGGAATGAATGAGTTCCTACTTATAGGGGAGGGAAGTATTTTCCTGTCTATGTTGTTGCTGAAATTGTTGTGTTGGAGTTGTCATATGGTATTGAAAAACTACAAGTTAAAATGCTGCTAGTTATAAAATCCCATTGAGAACCTCAAGAGAATGGTGACTTCCATCCATCCCTATTATTGCTTTCACTTCCTTTAAGTTTGTGTACGGCATTCATGTGCAACCGGCCAGAATTACGCTGAGGTTGGCTCTCTTTGCTGAAATCTATTTCATTTTGAGCAGACAGTGGAATTAGTTGACATGAGATTTTACTTTGGAATGCTCGTTTTGTGGAAATAATAGCATGTTTAGCAGCTTTTCCAAGCTTGCTCAATAGTTATAACCAAAGTCAAcccctctctctatctctcatGCCATAAATAGCTAGATCTATCTTCAATTACAAGTTCACAAACGGTATTGGGGAATTGGGACACACAGCCTCACTGATATGGATAAATATTGTtaatcacttgagctacaagtaCAATGAAATCATCCAATCCAACCAATGATGGTAAGTTAGAATGATATCAACCTTCTCAATTCATTGTGAAATCATTGAACTTGCAAAATATTTTCTTACTAAACAACTATGCATGTCTCGCCAAACTATCAAACTAGATTATCAAGCTATCAATTTGAATCACACTATATCTAACCTCAAATCAGACAATCCAAAAACATAACGTGCTACCTCAATAACTATTTGAATTGATAGTTTTTAAAacatatgtacatatataacTTATCTTAGATAGACAAACCTACAAGACATCCTCACTAGAAGTATGGtgtcaaaacaaaaccatgggAAGTTAACGTCCAAAGAGCTTATTAATATATTCAAATAGTAACATGAACATGAAACTAGATTGACCCATGTTCATTATtcacaaaccaaaccaatcccAAACAATTTTCTTGTATGCCATGACTCTGTCCAAGTACCCTGGGACACGTGTACAAATATACAATTCCTGTATTTAGGATACCCTGAGAGGCACTGACATTGCCTTTACAAAATTCTCATAAAAGATGGGGGAAAAAACGAGAGGGGCACCAACCATGCATGAATgtatttcaaaataataattttggcTTGCAGACAAAAACAGTGAGTGAATATCTTTTCCCAACTCATTTGCTCTCTTTTATCAAACTTAGATAACTAtgacaataaaataattattaattttgtactGCATGTAATCAAATAGAATCTTAACTATTAACTGTTCCTCTCGGGCAGGTGGCTATCTTGCATTGCCCATATTATTCTTGGTCTATGTAATCCCTAGGAGGCAAACAagattaaatatattttcttcgtttTATATACCTCTCAGATAttttacttcttcttttttttaatagctTAGCGGGAGGGGAGCAAtgcaaatattattttattaactaGAGATCTCAGATATATTTCGATAAACTTGCCCAAACCATTAATAAGATGTGATTTTATAATTGTGGGAccatatattttcgtctccaatcaggaCACGCTacatggaaaagaagattatttcttaaattaattaattaaattatttatctggctaattaattaattaaaataaatatcttaattaatatgatattatctttatttaaagagataatatcattaattcaaatattatcctaataaagagaagataatatcatttaatttatatattatcttcttaagagataatatcattaattcggatattatcaagttcgactcgatccctacgaaaccctagccccgaggctcctataaatacacgacatcattcatcattcaaggtacatctAAATCTACATATAAACCTACTCCTAATACTcgagaaaaatacaaaaatctctttctccctctccactctccatattttctccacacggctccggccaccacacaagACTCCGGCCGCCCGGTTCACAATAACCTGTATTAGTtctagaagcgaatattctcctgtgagattatttgcacaaacaataATCTGTATTAGTTCTTGCACCGAAGGTTTAGTTGtaactctctcttttttactAGTAAAATGGGGTTCATTTCATCGACACAAATGTTAACTAAGAAAAATTCTCTTGAAATTTGTACTTTAgatgtctttgatttgattaCGTTGAATTTTATCTGATGAATTTTatctttgatttaaaaaaaaactaactaACTAACAAAAGATTTGGGTGTAGAAATCCTACACAAAtcattaaaaatcaaatgacTCACTACAACAGAGGAGCACTCCAGATCATTATTTATACTATTTAGTCGGATAGTTTCGTTTATATAATTTGCACCACTTTGcactagttttttttaatgctaaTTGTGCTTATATTTGAAACTACTTGGTTTTAAATTTGTATATAATTGTCTTTTTctgataaattcaaatattcatttataaaatggaaaaaagaagGTATTAATCACTTTTAAATCGCTCTTCTTTTAATTACGGGCAGCGggctcctctctctctctctctctctctctctctctcttaatttTCTCCCTCCGcctctctgttttcttggGCATTGATTCGGGGCTGCCCGAATTACCTCAATCAATATAAACTAAGCCCTACGGGGCGACATAATAAGTATTAGATCCCGCTCTTCTCATCTTCTCCATtccagctctctctctctctctctctctctctctgtctttctgtctctctctctctctctagggTTTTAATTAGGGCTTTTCAAGTCTTAACCAACTGGGTTTTCTCTCTCCAAGCTTATTCACTCCAATGTTTTCTTGCTCCCATTAAATACAACTCCTTTTCCTTCAAAAGTAGGGTTTTTCTTCTGCGCTTCATCAAACATCTTCGTGGGTCACCACCATACCAAGGTTTTTGTGGGGTTTTACTGTTTTTATTAGAGCATTCTAGTTCTGTTAATTACTTCTTCTATTGGCTGCCATGGAAAATTAGGGAAAAGCATGTTTATTGCTGGTTTAGTGTTGGTCTCTTCTTAGTATTTCTGggtttatttcctttttttcttttgggagaTAGAATTATCTCATTTCCAATCTCCCTGAGCAGTGGGGTTTCTTGCAGTTGTTGTAAGCTTTGGTTGAAAAGGCTTTGTTTCCAAAGGGGTGTTTGATCATTTTAGCTTTTTGCCACTTTTTCAGTCAAATTTACTTGCTTTTAAAAGCATCCAATATAGGttagtttcattttcttctttcttccttcttggCCAGCTTCAAACTCTTCCCCAATTCAACTTTGTTTCTCTTTAAACAACTCCTAACAGAGCCTGCCTTATATCCATCCATGGCTCCATCTGCAAGAACAAGAGCGAagacaaaaacaacaacaaaggCAAGAAGAACCAATTTCAAGAAGAAGCCCGTCCACCAAAAGGGTAAGCAACAAATTACTCCTTCGAATTCGCCTTCGAATTCCTCCTCCGTGGTCTGCGATGATCCTCCGAAGATCGAAGGCTGCGCAGATGATGTGGAGGGTCCTGATGATGTCTCTACAAGCGCTTGCTCCACACCAAAAGGTCAGAGATTTCGGATACCGGAGATTGTGACATGTCCACCGGCACCCAAGAAGCAAAGAGTGATTTCAAACTGCTTGTTTCGGAGATCTCCCATCGCTTTCTTTGCTCCCCCGGACTTGGAGCTCTTCTTCTACTTTGCAAATGGCGGTATTTCAGTTTAAAACCATGAGTTTCATGATGAAGaagtataaaaataataatttcatcaGTTTAAGAGATGCTTAATCTTTTATCAATATATATTACTTTTAGGTTAGCAAGTTTTCTTCATATCATCTGAAAAGAAGACAGTGTGGGATGAGATTATTTTGAGTTGGGTTGTTTAAGAAAGCAATTATTGGGTTTGCTTtgctttcctttcctttcctttgcCAACTATCTAAGTtgggttttcaattttctagGGTTATACTAATCAGTAATTAAATTAGCTGGGGCTGTCcaactaattaaattttagcctttttgcttcttctttttttcctttttttttttttaaatgtaagCTGACCATTTGGAGTTGGTGAGTGCAAAATGTAATGGGTGGGTTTGAGGTTTGAGTGTGGTTTTAGCTTGCAACCAATCATCTCAAGGCTTTGGTTTGTTAAGTCAACTTAAAGGAGAAGCATAGAGACTTCTTTTGTGTGTAAACTCCTCTTTTCAATTTATTGAAGATTGAAAGTTTATGTGGCAAAttatacattttcttttttctttttttttttgcacctattaactagttttttttatacaagccatattaaaaaagatagaaaCCGAACTTAAGACCTCAAATACATAATAAATATTCTTAATCATCTGAATTACGAGTCCTTTTTGCACGCCATTATAACTAGTTGATATATGAGAATTTTGGAAATGGAATTAATTTGGGGCAAATTGTATCAGCAATGTTGCATCATGACGTACGTCTTTGAATATTGGATTCCTACACAGGCTAATTTTGgagtattaattaatttaaattcaattagTGAACCCCACCATATCTAATCATATATGGTGCCACTATTTGTTgtctaataaaattatttagtCTATATTAACGGCTAGAATTGTAAACTGAAGGGTCCACCATTCTGATGTTGAAAATTAGTGTCCTCGTCTTCAGTCTTTTCTGTAAAAGACCTCCACAAAATGCATGCCTTCCAATATCACTTTTGGGCTGAGCTTagacttaattaattaatttatttatttatttatttatttcttttcataatGGCCTCTTAGGAACACAGAAGGGACAGTGGGTGTGTATGTATGggattataaattaattaatatgaatTAGTTTTATAATGTATTTTCAAGGGTGAGAGATCATGTTGTCAGATGATGTGGGTGTCGCAGCTGAGCCCGGCATCAAACAGAGAATCCAATGAAGAGACTCGTGCGGGTTCACATTACAGAATCTCAAGAAATttctcattattttttttcatatttactTTCTTACTTTATCCTTTGTGATAAGATTGTAACTCCATTTGGACACTAACAGGGAAGGGTTTATTCTCTTCcaaattgttattattatctttGGTGTACTTCTCTTCCATATTATTGCCAACACTCAAGGTCCTCCACATAATAATAACATTCAGACAtcttatataaaatttaaaaaaaaaaaaaatgtacggCCATATTTAgtaattatttcatttttgtgagAAATAATGAATGGAGAATGATAGGAGAGTTTGGAAGAAATGTATATGAAAGAGtatacaaaatgaaaactaaaaacaaacaaccctatttgataaccatttcaattttagtttttagtttttagttttcattttttgtgctagagtatagagggaaaagagggagaatggaagtgagaatgagagtgaagaTGGGATTGAGAGGGGAGGGAGGGAAgaaggagtaacaaaagtgaaaacaaaaactaaaaactaaaatctatttgaaattgttttcactttcaagtttttgttttcacttttgttactcttcCCTCCCATTCTCTGTCTCAATCTCATCATCACttccattctcactctcattttcctctacACTTTaccataaaaaatgaaaactataaactaaaattgaaatgattatcaaacgggccctaagttatttttagtttcaagtttttgtttcatACATTTCTCCTTCATTTGTTCATCCTCCCTCCCgccatctttcttctttcatcATTTCTCCCCTATACACTTTACCCATAATTCTAGCAAAAGAAATCAACacaaaaaactgaaatgaaaTAGTTATCAAATCAACTCTTACTAGGCAGAAAATATATACGTCAAACAagtattgttttgttttcaaaatcttGATTTTAGGAGGATGATATTGGGACTTCAATTCTTTTTACTAATCTAGTTAAATgtctataatttttattttcattatccCTTAACTCAAtcccagaagaaaaaaaacacctaAACTTTCAACCATAACTCTAGAGAGATtctccaataaatattttatgttggTTACATACTTCTAATCTTAGTTGTTAGATTG of Prunus dulcis chromosome 4, ALMONDv2, whole genome shotgun sequence contains these proteins:
- the LOC117625762 gene encoding cyclin-dependent protein kinase inhibitor SMR13-like, yielding MAPSARTRAKTKTTTKARRTNFKKKPVHQKGKQQITPSNSPSNSSSVVCDDPPKIEGCADDVEGPDDVSTSACSTPKGQRFRIPEIVTCPPAPKKQRVISNCLFRRSPIAFFAPPDLELFFYFANGGISV
- the LOC117626058 gene encoding heterogeneous nuclear ribonucleoprotein F — protein: MFYRGKFGDGGDGRDMGAKRQRLGDPGSSFYGTSPGSSYMYNPTPYAYAGQPPPFPVVKLRGLPFDCTEADVAEFLHGLDIVDVLFVHKNSKFTGEAFCVLGYPLQVDFALSRNRQNMGRRYVEVFRSKRQEYYKAIANEVSDARGSSPRRNVPRAKSYDEGKDSAEHTGVLRLRGLPFSAGKDDIMDFFKDFVLSESSVHFTMNSEGRPTGEGFVEFASAEDSKAAMAKDRMTLGSRYIELFPSSHEELDEAVSRGR